One window of Quercus robur chromosome 12, dhQueRobu3.1, whole genome shotgun sequence genomic DNA carries:
- the LOC126710229 gene encoding uncharacterized protein LOC126710229: MGLPEDSELRESLTKRPPEDMRQLMRRIEEYKRLKDDRLQSRGKAPLIGRSRQGVVPARPKKDFRMQEPEVQIEGVNVAFKEPVHKILERIKNESFFRQLVKAGHLKEFVVDSTDREAGQGIQQKRNPLPPPLGVIEVIHAAPRGTAAAKRVLTVACTGGDSAEKKKKVERLTISFGEDDLEGTVQPHDDVLVVTARIGGFLVKRVMIDQGSGADVMYPDLFEGLELKTQDLAKYDTLLVSFDGKVVIPEGQISLPVDMEDAETRYLPLEKLVLALVHATRKLPHYFQAHTVFVLTEYPLQSLLKRSDFTG; this comes from the exons atggggctccctgAAGACTCTGAATTACGGGAGTCGTTGACGAAAAGACCccccgaggatatgaggcaactgatgagacgcatagaggagtacaaacgacTGAAGGACGACCGGCTGCAgagcagggggaaagctccgCTAATTGGGAGATCTCGGCAAGGCGTTGTGCCGGCAAGACCCAAGAAAGACTTCAGAATGCAAGAACCAGAGGTGCaaatcgaaggggttaatgtggcgtttaaagagcccgtgcacaaaatcTTGGAGCGGATCAAGAACGAGTCATTCTTCAG GCAACTAGtaaaggcagggcacctgaaagagtttgtggTAGACTCCACTGACCGAGAAGCCGGCCAGGGCatccaacagaaaaggaaccctCTCCCGCCTCCACTAGGGGTAATCGAAGTCATCCATGCTGCACCAAGAGGAACGGCAGCAGCAAAAAGGGTATTAACAGTTGCTTGCACGGGAGGAGATTCagccgagaagaagaagaaagtagaACGGCTGaccatctcgttcggagaagacgATTTGGAAGGAACGGTCCAACCCCATGACGATGTTTTGGTGGTGAcggcccggataggcggattcctggtgaagagggtaaTGATCGACCAAGGgagcggggctgacgtcatgtacccggacctcttcgaagggctcgaaTTGaagacccaggatttggcgaagtatgacacgCTGCTGGTCTCATTTGACGGGAAAGTCGTAATTCCCGAGGGACAAATCTCTCTCCCCgtggacatggaag atgccgagacaaggtacctgccccTGGAGAAGTTAGTTTTAGCCCTGGTGCACGCCACTAGGAAGTtgccacactacttccaggctcatacagtgttcgtcctcactgAGTATCCATTACAGTCACTGTTAAAGAGATCAGACTTCACAGGCTga